The window TAGCTTGCTTAAAAACCTCCTACACCAAACTCAACAAATGTACAGTAAATTTGATCTTTCCCTTTTATACTAGCCAAATTATTTGGGTTGCataaaaaattgtgaattttacttataataatGAATCATGTCAGTACAATTGGATAATTTTGCTTCTAATAAATAGATCACTACCTTCCAAAATGGTCTTATGTGGAACCTTGCTAGTTATCTCGAAAAACAAGACCGTGTGTGTTCcagaagagaaatgctttgggtctcAAATTTGGGACCCAAAAAATGTCCCGaatgggactttttttttttttttttaccaaatgattaaaaaaatatttttaaatgatgttgtgaattttttattttttttaaaaatgtttatgatgattaaaaaaatacatgaaaaaaaatgaaaaaaagaagaaaaaaattaactctTTTCGGGATAATTTTTGGGTCTCGAATTCGGGACCCGTAGCATGACTCTTTCCAGAATGGGGTCCATTAATTggcctttttaaaaaattaaaaaaatccaaaacgaAAAAATCTTGGAGCTCTTTCAAGTGGATCTTTATATATCAAATATCTCCTCTATATTGCATTCCTAATCAATTCATcccataattaataattaggaaaTAGCTGTTAAAAATATTGCCGTTAGAAAAATAAGGCTGAAAAATAAATCCATTGGAAATATATGACCgttgtaaaaatatatcaattggAAGAATATAATCGTTGTAAAAAAATaccgttaaaaaattatatctgttAGAATAATATGATCGTTAGAAGTTAAtgtgtacttttttaataataactaaatattcaaattacaattataactaaaataaatgaaaatgccaaaatcaatattttaatataatagtgatagatttatAGAATTTGTTATTAGGTATTGTTAAAAAGTGACTAGctaaacttataaaaatgaattttttaattaaatttggcCATAATTTAGCTAGGCGACTACTCATGCTCTAATAGTACTAGTAGTTGAATCAACaaaatttggccaaaatttagctagagaattcacttttataaatttagttagccacttttcaacaacaccAAATAACACACTCAACAAATCTATcgctattctattaaaatattgattttgacattttcatttattttaattaattttaatttcaatatttaatcgttattagaaaaatacacattaattttataacGTTCATATTAATCCTAAcggatatgattttttaatggtCCTTTTTTTACAATAGTCATATTCTTCCAACTGACATATTTTTTCAATGGtcatatttttccaacaatcatatattcacaatggatttattttttctacagtATTTTTGCCTTAGCTATATTTCTTtaaccaatatattttttaatggctATATTTCTCCAATAGTCATACTTTTCCAACAGTCATATCTTTCAAATGGATATGACTTTTACTCCTTTAATTTTCCAACGACTATATTTTTAACAGCTATATTTCTCCAACGGATATATTTTTGTAACAGCTATATTTCTCCAACAGTTATATTTCttcactataaaatataacattaactcAACAATTTCATTCACTCAAACTCAAGTgtttttgtgaaatcttttattttcattttctttcaatggatcgttcattttttttacaaaatgatactTATCAATTCAGATTCTGACGAAAAATTTGAGATAGGAAGACAACTTGTTTTGGAAGAAGAATGATTAAGCTCACGTGGTTCTTATAACtatcttttcttctcattttcgaCCTTTTCAGCGTCCAATCTCAGTCTTTCATCTTCGAGACTGATGAAATTTAGCTCTTTTTCCTTGTCATACTCCATCTTTTTGGCATTGAGACGAAAATACTCTCTCCTGAGCATATGACTCCTCCAAAAGAGTATACTTTAGCTTGCTGAGCCCAACAATCTCCTGTGGTGACGTGGCTTGGgcctttcattttcctttctcagctTTCCTTCTCATTGGTCAGTCCAATTAGATCACATTATCCGTCTCTAGATCAAAAATTGAATCCACCAATACGCCCGAACATCGAATCGGGATCGGGGACGGGGATATTGTCTTCCTTCGCTTTGGATCCTCTTTTGTGGAACGCCAAATTCATTTAGGTTAGTCCTTTAGCATGtgccaacaatgctcgaactGGAAGGAGCATTTCTCTAGCGATGAGTACATAATCTTCACTCTGTCAAAATTGCATGTAAACAAAAAACTTTATGTTAAATCAttgtataaaaacaaattaaaatattcataaaataagtAAGAGTATGTATATTctaccttgtcttgctcggtcatgccactttgattcaACCTTTCAACTTGCGCCAGTTTCGAACAAAATTTGTTTGTAACCTTTTGAATAACCGACTACTGATGTATTAAAAACTTGATGGTCAGGTCATTTGTGATTTCTTTAAATTGCTGAAagtattcataaattttttctcaaaGTTGGAAGTGTTTTTGGTCTATTCCCTGGACGGCATCAAAGCTACAATTAAGCCATGTGAAGACAAGTAACTTATATTCCTTGGGAGTGAAGTTTGCAGCCCCGACTGATTTCCTAACGCCGATAAGATCGTTATGGGGTAGGGGTGGGGAGTCATCAACAGTCATAGGACAGTTTCCATTTTGTCTACCATAAGTGGGGTCTAGTTGAGGATTTCACTCAGGAGGTTAGTAAAGTACATATGTCCAGAGTCTTATAAATCCATCTCTAAAAATACATTGAAATGTTAGACACGTAAGTATGAAGTTTGAGATTTTCTCAATCGCCGGCTTAGGAATCAAATTGTGACATCTACGAAATTTGGACACCCTTTCATGGCTGCAACAACCGGTTGCCACTACAAGTTGGCCGTCCAGGTTACCTAGCCATTGAGGAAATGACCATAAATTTCTTGTATCCCGACCAGGCTTTGTCATCATCACAGTCGAGGGGCTTTAAtttacacattatttttttatcacaacataactttctcaaacaatGACACAGTAAAAAAGCAATCTAACAGAATTGACCAATTCACATATTCATACAAAATAACAACCAAACAACAATGCAAAtcacaataatgctaaataagAGCATTACCATCAGGTTCCTTCATAtcgaatttataaataaatgaggCTCAGAATGGTGAAAATATTGACAGTATGCGTAAGCAATGAGCCATTCACATTGAATGGCTGCAAAACCCCACCCGAACGTCCATTGCCTTTTTTGGAAAGTACCAGAAACTGTAATATGATAATCCGGGTGAGAATTACCCCGCCATATCGATGAGGCCCTATTAACACTTGTGAATTAACCCGCACTATAACATCGTCATCATAGTCTAATAATAGCCCCCTCCCCCGAGAGATACGAAATACTGCAAAGGACctaacaaaacaacaaattaatgaatggATAACCACAAataatgataaatcacatttcataaccaaattccataaccacaaactccaccaaattctcctcaaaaccaaaaacctcacacattccataaccacaaactTCACCAAATTCTCCTCAAAACCAATAACTCCATAAATTCCATAaccaaaaatccaataaatctgtgtgatttttttcatcaaattctcGGCATTTCAACAGTCAACATAACCAACAGTCAACACAACAATGAGAGAAAtagagtaattaaaaaaaagagataattttcCATAACTATCTCGGCAGCCAAACACTCGAGAAagccaaaataatacagagaaaTCAATGACAACGCATGTCATAAAAATGAGAATCGATTTCCTCaaacaaagcccaaaatcatAAATCTAAACAAGagtgaaaacaaaaattgcaaATCATTCTAGACGATTCCATGGTGTTTCTCGGCAGCTAAATagtgaaaagagaaaaaataatacagagaaatcaatggcaacgcaagaataaaaatgagaagcGGTTTCCTCAAATAAAGCCCAAAATCATAAACTGAATCCGAgtaagaaaaaccaaaacaaaatgcaaatcaGTAAAAGTGACTCATAACTTTCTCGACAGCCAAACAACGAAGACATCATTGAGGCAGAGATAGAGTTgaaaaccttctatgcttaccTTGATCATGGCGTcgggaggaagaaaaataagaaaagagaaacagagaatgagagagatattccaagaaaaatacaagaaaatgatgGAAGAGAGAAACggttttgattttgaagaaaccgaaatcaaacttacaaaaattGCCAATGGAGAAGGGCTGCATTTATTGGTGTTGCGAGGTAGGGGCTAATCGATAGAGAAGGCTTTCGCGGGACGAAAAAGATGCCGAATGGAGATGTACAGTAGTTCCCCATATATGGGGAACGACTGTAGATACCTTATAAACAAATCGTAAAATGGGGATTGGGATGAAgatgatttttcttcaaaatcctaaaataatccTTAAATTATGGGATGGGGGAGAGATGGAGAACCGAATCGGGATGCTCTTTCAAGGAGACACTAATGTGCTGTCTTTTCtcaaaacatgtatatttaattGCATTAATTTATGAAGCTACAAGGACACATATAGGAAGTATAGTCCtcgtttgttttaaaaaatcagatgaaatgaattgaaattaaaattaaaaaattgaataaaatattattagaatatatttttttaatattatttttattttgagatttgaaaaaattaaattatttattttattttgtacgaGACTTTTTCTGCCATATTTTCAGTCGGAAAAGTcactatttttattaattcatctcattttatttgtgaaaataaacaaaataaatttatcattaattttgtgTAATATATCTACAAGTCATGATTTGACTACATATAATGGTATTTGTTggtatttttaacaaataatatttattattaacgtTTTATTTATGAGATCATTACCGTTGCTTTTACGTTTTCATTCTCTCATAATTTGTTGGTAGTTTAATAGCTTTTCCGTTGTAGATCGTACCGTTTTTGGCTTCAAGCAATTTCATGACTTTAATGCTTTTTTGGACGTTGGTTTTAATAGCTTGTAATAAAGCTTCCGTTTCTCAATAGTTTAACATGGCATTAATGGGTCGTTAGCtactttatttcatcttattctcTTTACCGGTTACGtctatcaactatatatatatatatatatatatatatatatatatgtatatatttgggTAGTCTTACAGAGTGTATGTGTGTGGAATATTTGACAAAAAGTgtgataaacaaaaatatacttagtgagtatatatttttgagagattttcCATATAAAAGAAAGGTGTTCTTTGAGATGAGCTTTGGGCTCAACCGCTTGTGTAGAGTTGGTTCGGGctatacgacgatcagttgggctgttgtatcctggaggagtcaagtcaagaagatTTCTGCTGCACCagttaatttgagactttgtacaccgcagagggcttgaatctccttaaagagagcgatatttctgtgcctcagtccaaactggcttcgtcctaatttttattttaattgtaatttttattatattattgtgtatttcaccaaCAATTTTAAGGAGAATTCAATCATGGAGCCTACGACTGAAAAATCCACGGAAAGCATTGGAGATCTTAACAAGCCCTTCCGGTTCAAAGGAGCTTCTTTCAAGAGATGGAAATGCAAGGTGCTCTTCTATTTAAGCCTTCTCAACGTCTCCTATGTTCTCACTGCAAAGAATCATAGCAAGATTACTACCGAGAACATGACTGAAGCACAAGTAAAAGTTCATGAAGAAAAGATTGAGAAATATACCAGAGTATAAATGTCGAtgctatcttttaaattttcttgctGATCAATTTTATGATTACTACAATACTACTTACACATCTGCGAAGAAAATTTGGAAAGCTTTACAGAGTAAATACGATACGGAAGAAGCCGGAGCGAAGAAATATGCAGCAAGTCGCTTCTTTCGATATCAAATGGTAGATGGAAAATTCGTTGCGGAGCAAGTACAAGATTTTCAAATGGTTGTAGCTGAAGTTCGATCCGAATGTATCAAGATTGGAGATAATCTAattgtttgtggcatcatcGACAAATTACCACCTTCGTGGAGAGAGTTTCAAAAGTCGATGCGCCATAAACAAAAGGAGACCTCTTTGGAGACATTAATCACACGTATTCGTGTAGAGGAGGAAGCAAGAGGCCAAGATGATTTGATATTTCAAAATGGTAATGAGGATACCATGacaaaggtaaatttaatttctgaaAATGGTAGCTTGCCCAAAGgtcaaaattcaagaaatagttttttgaaGCCGCaaagaaaagatttcaaaaaatttagtaGACCTCACAAAAAaggttttcaaaaccaaaatgatAAGAACCAATGACCCCTTCACAAAATCAAGCATGTTTTGTCTGTGGTAAATTTGGGCACTTTGCTCGAATTTGTAAGTTTCGAAAGTGAGATAATGATCCTCAAGTTAATGTAACTGAGGAGCTGTTTGTAGCAGTGGTCACAGACATTAACACGGTTCAATTTGTTGAAGGGTGGTGGGCAGATTCTGGTGCCAATAGGCATGTTTGCTATGATAAAGATTGGTTCAAAAAATTTACTccctttgaagaagaaaagactATAATGCTTGGTGATTCAAGTAAAACCGAAATTCTTGGGAATGGTGAGGTTGAGTTGAAATTCACCTCTGGACGTATATTGATGCTAAAAGATGTTCTATATACATCGTCTATGAGGAAGAATTTGATATCGAGTTTTTTACTCAACAAAGCGGGCTTCAAACAAACTATAGAATCTGATCAGTATGTTATTACAAAAAATGGAGTTTTTGTGGGCAAGGGCTATGCTTGTGATGggatgtttaaattgaatattgagAATAAAGCATAGTATGTTTCTTttatgtgcatttttttttttggcacaaTTGCTTATGTACTTCTTAgatttggaataaaaaatagcagtttatttttcttcattttgaaataaagtgatttttgagtaaggtgtatttttttttatgaaaagaaaatttatttttaaaatataaaattagtggGGGTCAAgtttttagaaattagttttcAGAAGGTTTTGGCTCTAACGTCTCTcttcagttttctttttaaccTTTTGGAATAAAGCCGAATGTCATTAATTCTTTGGTATTAAGTTTACGTTCAGTGCATTTAGATGCATGGAAAAACTTTTCCAAACGGTTTATATTTACATCGGCTGCCTCTGTTTTTGTTACCGTTAGCTTTCTTTAGAAACGTATGGTATTAATTTGGGTTTTAGTGCTGTAACTGAAAGTTTTAATGTTGagatttgattttattatgaGGAAATTTGgatgcatatattattattgctttGAGCTGACGTATTATTGCCAAGTCAACTATATATGGAGTTGAATTGCTTTGGCTTTAATAGAGAAGCAAATTTGTTGAAAGATTTATTTCCTtgtgaaaaaatcaattaatttattgtgataGTACTACTATAATTGATAGAGTACAAAACCATTATTATAATGGTAAATTCAGatcatttagaagaaaaatacaGTACTGTGAGATTTCTTTACTGATGGTGTTATTAATATGGATCTACTATACAAAACTTTGACaagagaaatgatctgaaatacATCGAGGgaaatgagattaaaacccATAATTCAAGAGTCATGTATGAGGATACCCAACCCAGGGACCAGAGATCCTGAGAACTGGGTTCAATGAGAAAAACGAATCATATGATGGTCGTAAGAAATGCactattgtttttatttctcattcctaTGATGTGAATGCATTTATCCTGTAATGTTGTGGAGGATGAGTTTTTGAAAGAAACTCTTAATGAAATTCTGTAGCTCTTATGAGTAGGGTGTAAGAATTATAGGAACACCTTTGACAGATTTCACTTATATGAGTGTGAGAGTGGGGCCGCTCTCTATGAGATTTGGGTTTATTCTCAAATACACTCATGAAACCGGGATGAGCACAAGGCCGTAATGTGCTAGCTAATAAAGCTTATGTCAACACCTGGATTTTTATGTGTGagtaataattctttatttcctCTAAGCAGTCATAGTTCAAGTCTGAGACCACTACTGACTCTGGAGTAAACGTTGTTATTTCACTAATTGAGGGTTCAATGCAGAGCACACCTTCATGATGCATAATAATTCTTCTTCATCTGGAAGTATCtctctcatattattatttatattatttttaaaaaatagtgggggaatgttggtatttttaacaaataatatttattattaacgtTTTATTTATGAGATCATTACCGTTGCTTTTACGTTTTCATTCTCTCATAATTTGTTGGTAGTTTAATAGCTTTTTCGTTGTAGATCGTACCATTTTTTGCTTCAAGCAATTTCATGACTTTAATGCTTTTTTGGACGTTGGTTTTAATGGCTTGTAATAAAGCTTCCGTTTCTCAATAGTTTAACATGGCATTAATGGGTCGTTAGCtactttatttcatcttattctcTTTACCGGTTACGtctatcaactatatatatatatatatatatatatatatatatatgtatatatttgggTAGTCTTACAGAGTGTATGTGTGTGGAATATTTGACAAAAAGTgtgataaacaaaaatatacttagtgagtatatatttttgagagatttttcAGATAAAAGAAAGGTGTTCTTTGAGAGGAGCTTTGGGCTCAACCGCTTGTGCAGAGTTGGTTCGGGctatacgacgatcagttgggctgttgtatcctggaggagtcaagtcaagaagatttctgctacaccggttaatttgagactttgtacactgcagagggcttgaatctccttaaagagagcgatatttccgtgcctcagtccaaactggcttcgtcttaatttttattttaattgtaatttttattctattattgtgtatttcaccaaCAGTATTTTatgaacattatttttattatatatattataaatataaaatgacaaaaataagacGGAcgtacaaaattataaataaagcacatgacatatatatatatatatatatatctgcctaatacttaaaagagcCTATAAccgttactattcattactgttcatcgtgaacagtaaatctaaatcagccttttttttttttttttttccaaatcttgTCACTGTTCATCGacagtatgatgaacagtaataaacagtaaatttttttttttaaattttattttatccgtGTGAATACCAATGTGtgacgtaataccgcaatcgtgcatagggaatgagagagaggaagaaagaaaaagtgaaaaaaaatattaatttttgagttttaaatgatcaataaagaagctatttttttttcttcgcatgtttttttcgcatatcttattactgtttattatattatatactaaaaattaactttaatttataaaatactaattttttatcattaaataaatgatgaaatttttctgtacatttttaagagaaaaaaactatctaattaatttgaatttttaatataatttaaatttgataataaatgatgaacataaataaataataattttattcttatacattagactattttaatatttgaaattacactttatttttttctttaatttgacagatgtggcaaacgtgctttttttttatcaattagaaaatcttacgccatacaggattttacacaagtaccactaatttcaaaataaccaaaccatttataaaatactaatatttcatcattaaataaataatgaaattttgttaaatatttttaaaaaattataactatataaataattagagttttaacataatttaaatatgataatattcttaattaactaaagagaactgttacaactaataaaaaagtaacctgaaaatatgtcatgaatgtgtattttatttttttatttttcttttctttctttcatgtatttttttaatcatcataaacatttttaaaaaaataaaaaatttacaacatcattgggtcaggagagaattgacaatctatttcttcccaaacaaaattattgagttcgaggaagagattaatagattcttaggttttcagaaacttttatatattttttaaaatattatttaaatataaaatattttttaatttgttaatctaatcattacaattttcttaaatatatttttttaaaattttaaaacaaaaactacattaaaaaattatattccaataatattttaacttttaaaatatttttattttaactttttttctctcattttctaaaatcaaataaaatatcttaatccaaataattttatatattactatttacaaaccatatcactactattaatacatcgatccaaatcatatctaaagatatgatgtctacgtgtgttgttttttgaaggacgaggctgctgctggtacattaaaatttttaagatttaaatccaaccctttagtttaccacttctcatttttttttattcggttggattgcttcgatttatgcagtgaagtattataactatcacaaaaattcttcaCATCTCTTTTGacttgttaggtgcagaaattgagttcataaaaaattctctacatactacttattttacttatgattacgtttttttttttttttaacccaaaacatatttatattttacaaaataagttatttttcaaccgGACAAATATGTCTCGCATattgcccaaccgctagtatTGTTAAAGTGTGTTTTGTAACCATCGGTCTTGAACCGTGCCGAGTGCCTGTAAAAGAGAAGAAGGTGGAGAGCGTCCTTAGAGTGattaacattctttttgtagCCGTACTCTCTTATTTGTACCATTCTCCCTAACAGATCTCTGTCTCCTCTATCACTGTTATGATcacctccgactccgatcggcGTATTTAATTTGATGGTTCTTGTCAATGACATAGACTCGATCCTGGTGCCGGCTATTCAATATTGCATTTAACGTGACCGATCCTATCAAGAGGCAGATCCTAATCGAGCCTTCCCTCATTAATGTGCCGCACTCAATGGTACGATGTGTGTTTCTCCCTTCCAGGGCCAGTTTGGACTTTCCCCCTCTATTCCCTAGCCCACCGAGTCACGGGCCACAGGTTACGGCGAAATGGACTTTGGAGGTAGTAGTAATTAACAGGAAGTTAATGAAGCACttgaaaatcacaaattctcagtTGGCTTTAGGTGGTAGCTAGTAGTATTACACGATTTAAATTGCGCCGATTGatggatatatataatacttacctCCAAGCTTTTGAAGGTACATTAATTAATGCTTACTGGCCAACCTTACCCTGATTCCACTTAATTAAATGCCCCgttaattaatttccttttcatGAACTAGGACCACGCAGGAAATAATATAAGGCTTCTAGAATTCTTTTTAGTATATATGTGCATGGACCATTTAGGGGTACCTAGATTGAGatgtttttgtattttgatattgtacgttagattgtaaaattatttttattgtaaataaatttaacatatcatataaaactatgtcaatatatagatttatttttgtaagatttatttatgctttaaacacttctttaaagaaaatgattacaATTACAAATCAATCAAATTGTACTTTGACGAGTTAGTTTTCTTAAAAGGATTGGAAATTAAATATCAAGCTATGTACGTTTTAGAATTCTTTTCAGTATATACGTGGACCAGATAGATTGAAATGTTTTCATGACTTaatgtaatatattagattgtaaaattattttatcgtaaataaatttaatgtattacCATATGACACTATgtcaatttg is drawn from Juglans regia cultivar Chandler chromosome 5, Walnut 2.0, whole genome shotgun sequence and contains these coding sequences:
- the LOC108989865 gene encoding uncharacterized protein LOC108989865; this encodes MEPTTEKSTESIGDLNKPFRFKGASFKRWKCKVLFYLSLLNVSYVLTAKNHSKITTENMTEAQVKVHEEKIEKYTRSKYDTEEAGAKKYAASRFFRYQMVDGKFVAEQVQDFQMVVAEVRSECIKIGDNLIVCGIIDKLPPSWREFQKSMRHKQKETSLETLITRIRVEEEARGQDDLIFQNGNEDTMTKLFVAVVTDINTVQFVEGWWADSGANRHVCYDKDWFKKFTPFEEEKTIMLGDSSKTEILGNGEVELKFTSGRILMLKDVLYTSSMRKNLISSFLLNKAGFKQTIESDQYVITKNGVFVGKGYACDGMFKLNIENKA